In Methylomagnum ishizawai, one DNA window encodes the following:
- a CDS encoding prepilin-type N-terminal cleavage/methylation domain-containing protein, giving the protein MNARRQAGFTLLEVIIGATLLSIMMLLLTGSLRISAESWDAGEERMAKASRMFVVLNFLRGHMGGLLPVAGTRKDGEIDFAFKGGPDSLEYVAALPEQVKVGGLYRFRLYVSSAGGHKDLRVAIIPHKVGGEQDSKAEPLDDLPLVEKVEAVKLSYLPLVVQNNNPLGERIAVKWNFEWQEPQLPALVRLEITPENEDPWPALVIAPKIQMLR; this is encoded by the coding sequence ATGAACGCGCGGCGACAGGCCGGTTTCACCCTGCTCGAAGTCATCATCGGCGCGACCTTGCTGTCGATCATGATGCTGCTCCTGACCGGGAGCCTCAGGATCAGCGCGGAAAGCTGGGACGCGGGCGAGGAGCGCATGGCCAAGGCCAGCCGCATGTTCGTGGTGCTGAATTTCCTGCGCGGCCATATGGGCGGTTTGTTGCCGGTGGCGGGTACCCGCAAGGATGGCGAGATCGATTTCGCCTTCAAGGGCGGGCCGGATTCCTTGGAATATGTGGCGGCCTTGCCCGAGCAGGTCAAGGTGGGCGGGCTGTACCGCTTCCGCTTGTATGTGTCCAGCGCGGGAGGGCATAAAGACCTCCGGGTCGCCATCATCCCGCACAAGGTCGGCGGCGAGCAGGACAGCAAGGCCGAGCCGCTGGACGACCTGCCCTTGGTGGAGAAGGTCGAGGCGGTCAAGCTGTCCTACCTGCCCCTGGTGGTCCAAAACAACAATCCCTTGGGGGAGCGGATCGCCGTGAAATGGAACTTCGAATGGCAGGAGCCGCAATTGCCCGCGCTGGTCCGGCTGGAAATCACGCCCGAGAACGAAGACCCCTGGCCGGCCTTGGTCATCGCCCCCAAAATCCAGATGTTGAGGTAG
- a CDS encoding type IV pilus modification PilV family protein, translating to MRIERGQRGFSLIEILVAFSIMALTLGVLLRIFGGAGRIAATADEYSRAIVVAESMFAGLGIETPLEPGETQGEIGEAYHWTLKVEPYPFEGENVNIGFKPYWVTLSIEWGDENDPRAFDLTTLRLLQDKPAGSVR from the coding sequence GATCGAGATTTTGGTGGCGTTCTCGATCATGGCGCTGACCTTGGGCGTCTTGCTGCGCATCTTCGGCGGGGCCGGGCGCATCGCCGCCACGGCGGATGAATATTCGCGGGCCATCGTGGTGGCGGAATCGATGTTTGCCGGCCTCGGGATCGAGACGCCCCTGGAGCCGGGCGAAACCCAGGGCGAAATCGGCGAAGCCTACCACTGGACCTTGAAGGTCGAGCCCTATCCCTTCGAAGGCGAGAACGTCAATATCGGTTTCAAGCCCTATTGGGTGACGCTGAGCATCGAATGGGGCGACGAAAACGATCCCCGCGCCTTCGATCTCACCACCTTGCGCTTGTTGCAGGACAAGCCCGCCGGGAGCGTGCGATGA